From one Candidatus Neomarinimicrobiota bacterium genomic stretch:
- the tuf gene encoding elongation factor Tu (EF-Tu; promotes GTP-dependent binding of aminoacyl-tRNA to the A-site of ribosomes during protein biosynthesis; when the tRNA anticodon matches the mRNA codon, GTP hydrolysis results; the inactive EF-Tu-GDP leaves the ribosome and release of GDP is promoted by elongation factor Ts; many prokaryotes have two copies of the gene encoding EF-Tu) translates to MAKQKFERSKPHLNIGTIGHVDHGKTTLTAAITMTQASKGLSETRS, encoded by the coding sequence ATGGCAAAGCAAAAATTTGAACGAAGTAAACCCCATTTAAACATTGGGACAATTGGTCATGTTGATCATGGAAAAACAACGCTGACCGCAGCGATTACCATGACACAGGCCTCCAAAGGTTTAAGTGAAACACGTTCTT